A region of Allocoleopsis franciscana PCC 7113 DNA encodes the following proteins:
- a CDS encoding anthranilate synthase component I, with product MSQIHDLQPWYWRSLPLEHCTGSQVFDRLFRHNGTIATLLESPYPTPLDQPQLARYSICAGMPRIQNGRPKMWTPPVGEILPFLRHLPCSQSKGDMSRELDNLPLPPHLPFTGGWLGWLGYDLAWEIEQLPRLKPDPLPFPVAFWYEPVAFAVLDHTQQTLWLAATNEAELDRLQQQLEQPHNLPTFNLQSSTFSFLSSQTDFESAVIQAKKYIQAGDIFQANLSLRFEVTTTANSWAIYCALQQINPSPFASYWQTPWGDVISCSPERLVELQARQAQTRPIAGTRSRGATPDLDQQLAKELIANSKERAEHIMLVDLERNDLGRVCDWGSVDVNELFTIERYSHVMHLVSNITGTLRTDHDAVDLIRALFPGGTITGCPKVRAMEIIEELEPVRRSLFYGSCGYMDQRGNLDLNILIRTLLVRNLDSGLKLEDKSLKIVSGQVGAGIVADSDPEKEWYESLHKAQAQIAALKILNL from the coding sequence ATGTCACAGATTCATGACTTGCAACCCTGGTATTGGCGCTCGCTACCCCTAGAACATTGCACTGGTTCTCAGGTATTTGACCGTCTATTTCGCCACAACGGTACAATTGCCACCCTCCTAGAAAGTCCCTACCCTACCCCTCTCGACCAACCCCAGTTAGCTCGATACTCTATCTGTGCAGGGATGCCCCGTATCCAAAACGGACGCCCCAAAATGTGGACTCCACCTGTAGGTGAAATCTTACCGTTCCTGCGCCATTTGCCCTGCTCTCAAAGCAAGGGAGACATGAGCAGAGAACTGGACAATTTGCCTCTACCACCTCACCTACCATTTACTGGGGGTTGGCTTGGCTGGCTGGGCTACGATCTGGCATGGGAAATTGAGCAGCTACCTCGATTAAAACCTGATCCCCTACCGTTTCCTGTCGCTTTTTGGTATGAACCCGTTGCGTTTGCTGTGCTTGACCACACTCAACAAACGTTATGGTTGGCTGCAACGAATGAAGCCGAACTCGACCGATTACAACAACAACTAGAGCAACCTCATAACCTTCCAACGTTCAACCTTCAATCTTCAACCTTTTCATTTCTGAGTTCTCAAACGGACTTTGAATCTGCTGTAATTCAAGCCAAAAAGTACATCCAGGCTGGTGATATTTTCCAGGCTAATCTTTCTTTGAGGTTTGAGGTTACCACAACAGCCAATAGTTGGGCTATTTATTGTGCCTTACAACAAATTAATCCTTCTCCCTTTGCCAGTTATTGGCAAACCCCTTGGGGGGATGTGATTAGCTGTTCTCCGGAAAGACTGGTCGAGCTACAGGCAAGGCAGGCACAAACACGACCGATTGCCGGGACGCGATCGCGCGGAGCAACACCTGATCTTGACCAGCAGTTGGCAAAAGAGCTAATAGCAAATTCCAAAGAACGAGCCGAACATATCATGCTCGTCGATTTAGAGCGCAATGACCTAGGGCGGGTGTGTGATTGGGGATCGGTAGACGTGAATGAACTGTTCACTATTGAGCGCTACAGTCACGTTATGCACCTGGTTAGTAATATTACGGGCACCCTGCGTACTGACCATGATGCGGTTGACCTGATCCGCGCCTTATTTCCAGGTGGAACAATCACAGGTTGTCCTAAAGTCCGTGCCATGGAAATTATTGAAGAACTGGAACCCGTCCGTCGGAGCTTGTTCTATGGCTCCTGTGGATATATGGATCAACGCGGTAACCTGGACTTGAATATTTTGATTCGCACTCTTTTAGTAAGAAATTTGGATAGCGGCCTAAAGTTGGAGGACAAATCCCTCAAAATCGTTTCGGGTCAAGTGGGAGCGGGTATTGTTGCCGATAGTGACCCGGAAAAGGAATGGTATGAGTCCCTGCACAAAGCTCAGGCTCAGATCGCAGCGCTCAAGATTTTAAATTTATGA
- the pipX gene encoding transcriptional coactivator PipX, which produces MSTETYLNHPTFGLLYRVCMVEENQELFTTLYAQRLFFLVTTSSEGLTFEPISRSDARLLVENRLRQLRRIGSSQDIEQLQRIHKQTFL; this is translated from the coding sequence ATGAGCACCGAAACTTACCTGAATCACCCAACGTTTGGCCTGCTTTATCGAGTTTGCATGGTTGAAGAGAACCAGGAATTGTTCACCACTCTCTATGCCCAACGCTTATTCTTTTTGGTAACCACCTCTTCCGAAGGGCTGACTTTTGAACCCATTAGCCGTTCTGATGCTCGCCTGTTAGTGGAAAATCGCCTCCGCCAACTTCGTCGCATCGGTTCCTCACAAGACATTGAGCAGCTTCAGCGTATCCATAAACAAACATTTCTGTGA
- a CDS encoding RNA-guided endonuclease InsQ/TnpB family protein yields MIVLEFKAKGKTTQYKSVDEAIRTAQFVRNKCIRFWMDNRGVGQKELYRHNTKLRAEFPFVNALNSHACQVAVEWAYSAIARFYDNCRKSVPGNMGYPRFKKNCRCVEYKTSGWKLSPDRRSINFIDKKGIGKLKLKGTWDLHFYQLEQIKRVRLVRRADGYYVQFLIRTEVEKVDVQPTGKIVGLDVGIKEFYTDSNGYTEPNPKFYRTGEKRLKFRQRRVSRKLKGSTNRRKAINKLGRVHLKISRQREEHAKRVARCVIQSNDLVAYEDLRIKNLVKNHCLAKSINDAGWYQFRKWLEYFGVKLGKVTVAVIAAYTSQECSNCGAVVKKSLSMRTHVCSCGFVLDRDWNAAINILKLALSTTGHVGTWILDPNASGDSTATLAGAILLEQVGSMNEESPHF; encoded by the coding sequence ATGATTGTCTTAGAGTTCAAGGCTAAGGGGAAAACAACTCAATATAAGAGCGTAGATGAGGCGATTAGAACAGCTCAATTCGTCCGCAACAAGTGCATCCGATTTTGGATGGACAACCGAGGTGTAGGACAGAAAGAGTTGTATCGTCACAACACTAAATTGAGAGCCGAATTTCCCTTTGTAAACGCTTTGAACTCCCATGCTTGTCAAGTTGCTGTTGAATGGGCGTATTCTGCAATTGCTCGGTTTTACGACAATTGCAGAAAGTCTGTTCCCGGAAATATGGGCTACCCAAGGTTCAAGAAGAATTGTCGCTGTGTTGAGTACAAAACTTCAGGGTGGAAGCTTTCTCCTGATAGACGCTCAATCAATTTTATTGATAAAAAAGGCATTGGCAAGCTAAAACTCAAAGGAACGTGGGACTTACACTTCTATCAGTTAGAGCAGATAAAACGAGTGAGGTTGGTGCGTCGGGCTGATGGCTACTACGTTCAGTTTTTAATTAGAACTGAAGTTGAAAAAGTAGATGTTCAGCCGACAGGTAAAATTGTTGGTTTAGATGTAGGAATTAAGGAGTTCTACACAGATTCCAACGGTTATACCGAACCTAACCCCAAGTTTTATCGAACAGGTGAGAAACGGCTGAAGTTTCGGCAGCGGCGCGTTTCTCGTAAGCTCAAAGGCTCTACCAACCGAAGAAAAGCCATTAATAAACTAGGGCGAGTACACCTCAAAATAAGTAGGCAACGTGAAGAACATGCCAAGAGAGTGGCACGTTGCGTAATCCAATCTAACGATTTGGTTGCTTACGAAGACTTGAGGATTAAGAACTTGGTTAAGAATCATTGTCTCGCTAAGTCGATTAATGATGCGGGTTGGTATCAATTTAGGAAATGGTTGGAGTATTTTGGGGTCAAGCTTGGCAAGGTAACGGTTGCTGTAATCGCAGCCTATACATCTCAGGAATGCTCTAACTGCGGCGCGGTAGTCAAAAAGTCCCTATCCATGAGAACTCACGTTTGTTCGTGCGGTTTTGTCTTAGACAGGGATTGGAATGCAGCGATTAATATCCTGAAATTAGCCTTGAGTACCACAGGGCATGTGGGAACTTGGATCTTAGATCCGAACGCTTCGGGAGATTCGACCGCTACTTTAGCTGGAGCAATCCTGTTAGAGCAAGTTGGGTCTATGAACGAAGAATCACCGCACTTTTAG
- a CDS encoding YggS family pyridoxal phosphate-dependent enzyme, whose product MTGSIAQRIATVREQLPVGVRLIAVTKQVPVDAMREAYLAGVRDFGESRLQEAEAKIAQLQDLPDLNWHLIGHLQSNKAKKALEQFQWIHSCDNLKLAQRLNRLAAELSLKPNVCLQVKVVPDPDKYGWSIPELLADLPELDQCTALQIRGLMTILPLGLSSEESLQVFERTRELLLKIGQQNKSNIQMQELSMGMSDDYLLAVQAGATQVRLGRIIFGERTA is encoded by the coding sequence ATGACTGGTTCCATTGCACAACGTATTGCTACTGTGCGCGAGCAACTGCCGGTAGGCGTCCGGCTAATTGCTGTCACGAAACAAGTTCCAGTAGACGCGATGCGGGAGGCTTACTTAGCGGGTGTGCGAGATTTTGGAGAAAGCCGCCTTCAAGAAGCGGAAGCCAAAATAGCTCAATTGCAGGATTTGCCAGACCTCAATTGGCATCTAATCGGTCATCTACAAAGCAACAAAGCCAAAAAAGCCTTGGAGCAATTCCAGTGGATTCATTCTTGTGACAATCTCAAGTTAGCCCAGCGACTAAATCGATTAGCGGCTGAACTGTCGTTAAAGCCAAATGTTTGCCTTCAAGTTAAAGTTGTGCCTGATCCAGATAAATACGGTTGGAGCATACCTGAGCTTTTAGCAGATTTACCTGAACTCGATCAGTGCACGGCGTTACAAATTCGAGGGTTAATGACGATTCTCCCACTGGGATTATCGAGCGAGGAAAGTCTACAGGTGTTTGAGCGTACCCGTGAACTGCTTCTCAAGATTGGGCAGCAAAACAAGTCGAATATTCAGATGCAGGAGCTGTCGATGGGCATGTCCGATGATTACCTTCTTGCCGTGCAAGCGGGTGCCACCCAAGTGCGGCTGGGACGAATTATCTTTGGTGAACGCACGGCTTAA
- a CDS encoding cell division protein SepF → MNNIFTKLRDFVGLNEPVEYEYEYEDDGDAYQNLYQQEQQVQPAPPPVEEDRSARRRVRERTSVVSEAGMGSTSMNNVIGMPGSVNGISEVAVIEPRSFEEMPQVIQALRERKSVVLNLTIMDPDQAQRAVDFVAGGTYAIDGHQERIGESIFLFTPSCVQVSTQSGVVHEVSSPQMRPNRPAAPAPAWASEQERMAQ, encoded by the coding sequence ATGAACAACATCTTTACCAAGCTCCGAGATTTTGTGGGTCTCAACGAGCCAGTGGAATACGAGTACGAGTATGAAGATGATGGGGATGCCTACCAAAATCTTTATCAGCAAGAACAGCAAGTTCAACCTGCGCCTCCCCCAGTCGAAGAAGACCGTTCAGCGCGTCGTCGCGTCCGGGAGCGCACCAGTGTAGTATCAGAAGCAGGAATGGGATCAACTTCAATGAACAACGTGATTGGGATGCCTGGATCTGTCAATGGGATTTCGGAAGTTGCGGTCATCGAGCCGCGTTCGTTTGAAGAAATGCCGCAGGTGATTCAAGCCCTGCGAGAGCGTAAGTCGGTGGTTTTAAATCTGACCATTATGGACCCCGATCAAGCTCAACGCGCCGTAGATTTCGTTGCAGGTGGCACTTATGCCATCGATGGTCATCAAGAGCGTATTGGCGAAAGTATTTTCTTGTTTACACCAAGCTGTGTTCAGGTGAGTACCCAATCAGGTGTTGTTCACGAAGTATCTTCGCCCCAGATGCGTCCTAACCGTCCCGCAGCTCCTGCACCGGCTTGGGCGTCTGAACAGGAGCGGATGGCTCAGTAA
- the proC gene encoding pyrroline-5-carboxylate reductase codes for MAIKLGIVGGGVMGEALLSRLIAQQFYRPEDVLVSEPQVHQQELLAKKYGVHVTSNNRAAAAVSDVLLLAVKPQVFETVAIELAESNAQRPEGQPLPIVISILAGVSLSKLEAAFGHQPVIRAMPNTPATVGAGITALSPGKAVSKSQMEQAIAIFESVGDVVEVAESLMDAVTALSGSGPAYVAMMVEALADGGVAAGLPRAIASKLALSTVLGTANLLQQSQLHPAQLKDRVTSPGGTTIAGVAELERAGFRSALIEAVLAAKERSQQLGQ; via the coding sequence GTGGCAATCAAACTTGGCATAGTCGGTGGTGGGGTAATGGGAGAAGCTCTGTTATCCCGCCTGATTGCTCAACAGTTTTATCGCCCAGAGGATGTCCTAGTCAGTGAGCCACAAGTCCATCAACAAGAGTTGTTGGCGAAAAAGTACGGTGTCCATGTGACATCGAATAACCGAGCTGCCGCAGCAGTCTCGGATGTGTTGTTGTTGGCGGTTAAACCTCAGGTTTTTGAAACGGTAGCGATAGAGTTGGCAGAGAGTAATGCTCAACGTCCAGAGGGACAGCCCCTGCCAATAGTGATTTCGATTTTAGCGGGTGTGTCTTTAAGCAAGCTGGAAGCAGCATTTGGGCATCAGCCAGTTATTCGGGCGATGCCCAATACCCCTGCAACGGTAGGAGCAGGAATCACGGCACTCTCACCGGGAAAAGCGGTGAGCAAGAGCCAGATGGAACAAGCAATCGCGATCTTTGAATCGGTGGGCGACGTGGTGGAGGTAGCGGAATCGTTAATGGATGCCGTAACCGCCTTATCGGGATCGGGACCGGCTTATGTGGCAATGATGGTGGAAGCCCTGGCAGATGGAGGGGTTGCGGCTGGGTTACCCAGAGCGATCGCGTCTAAGTTGGCTCTCTCCACGGTCTTGGGAACGGCTAATCTGTTGCAACAATCTCAATTGCATCCGGCTCAACTCAAAGACCGCGTGACGAGTCCGGGTGGGACAACCATTGCGGGGGTTGCTGAGTTGGAACGTGCGGGTTTCCGTTCTGCCTTGATTGAAGCCGTTCTAGCCGCTAAAGAACGTTCTCAACAACTGGGTCAGTAG
- the plsY gene encoding glycerol-3-phosphate 1-O-acyltransferase PlsY has protein sequence MAIELTVCGLLFIAAYLLGSIPTGYLAGRLLKGVDIREQGSGSTGATNVLRTLGKGPALVVLLIDALKGVGAIALVNGYYALGQMPVMPATWRPWLVAATAFAALLGHSKSIWINFKGGKSVATGLGVLLAMSWSVGLGALGVFAVVLALSRIVSLGSITAAIAVPILMILFSAPLSYKLFASAAALYVVVRHRSNIQRILAGTEPQIGQALPTEVQSN, from the coding sequence ATGGCGATTGAGTTAACTGTCTGTGGGTTATTGTTCATCGCGGCTTATTTGCTAGGCTCGATCCCCACGGGTTATCTGGCAGGACGCCTACTTAAGGGCGTTGACATTCGGGAACAAGGTTCAGGCTCTACGGGCGCGACGAATGTACTCAGAACACTGGGGAAAGGCCCCGCACTGGTGGTTTTACTGATTGATGCTCTTAAAGGAGTCGGTGCGATCGCTCTGGTTAATGGCTACTACGCCTTGGGACAGATGCCCGTCATGCCTGCAACGTGGAGACCTTGGTTAGTGGCGGCTACCGCTTTCGCGGCTTTATTGGGTCACAGTAAATCGATTTGGATTAACTTTAAGGGTGGTAAATCAGTCGCTACTGGTTTAGGGGTCTTACTTGCCATGTCTTGGTCTGTAGGATTAGGAGCTTTAGGGGTATTTGCTGTAGTGCTGGCACTGTCCCGTATTGTTTCCCTCGGTTCTATTACGGCGGCGATCGCAGTGCCTATCCTAATGATTCTCTTTTCAGCCCCACTTTCCTACAAACTGTTTGCGAGTGCGGCTGCCTTGTATGTCGTCGTTAGGCATCGTAGCAATATTCAGCGTATCCTGGCTGGTACCGAACCTCAAATTGGGCAAGCTCTGCCGACAGAGGTGCAAAGCAACTAG
- a CDS encoding DUF3086 domain-containing protein: MNSDETQTPEQEPVKKLAVEAFEEQQPELEAEALEELEPLTPKDEVPVQLADDQPQLDLLSSTDAGLSDRAWNLTNLEEKKQTAEPAQPLERERMADLTQTVADLQRQEQELRQKIAVLQETQVQLLSEQLAKTQAAVEQIVQEGVQELEQRKQALQISIEQLERRRERIRTEMRTTFAGVSQDLAIRVQGFKDYLVGSLQDLTSAAEQLELTPPSEPPRLVREEYRQPDQAPTPKFAEQGFQEQIKQIRNILDQYRSLPDYYGPSWQLRRTFEPIHAERVSNWFFTQGGRGALKTMGSRLQNILIASAIISVLHTLYGNRQRTLILANTPERLGEWRRGLQDCLGISRSDFGPEQGITLFEEAPVLVQKADRLLAQKQLPLIIVDETEDQINLSMLQFPLWLAFAPDPQQMPLYQY, from the coding sequence ATGAATTCAGACGAAACACAAACGCCCGAACAAGAGCCTGTCAAAAAGCTAGCTGTTGAAGCCTTTGAGGAACAACAGCCAGAATTAGAAGCTGAAGCCTTGGAGGAATTAGAGCCGCTAACTCCTAAAGATGAAGTACCGGTACAGCTAGCTGATGATCAGCCCCAGCTCGATCTGTTGAGCTCCACCGACGCAGGACTGTCCGACAGAGCCTGGAACTTGACCAACCTAGAGGAAAAAAAGCAAACAGCCGAACCCGCGCAGCCTTTAGAGAGAGAGAGGATGGCTGATTTAACTCAAACTGTGGCTGACCTTCAGCGTCAAGAGCAAGAGTTAAGACAGAAAATCGCTGTTTTGCAAGAAACTCAAGTTCAACTTCTTTCTGAGCAGTTGGCAAAAACCCAGGCGGCTGTAGAACAGATCGTACAAGAGGGTGTGCAGGAGCTAGAACAACGTAAACAGGCGCTGCAAATTTCCATTGAACAGCTCGAACGTCGCCGCGAGCGCATCCGGACTGAAATGCGAACTACATTTGCGGGCGTTTCCCAAGATTTAGCGATTCGGGTGCAAGGCTTTAAAGATTATTTGGTGGGGAGTTTACAAGACTTAACGAGTGCCGCAGAGCAATTGGAACTCACTCCTCCTTCAGAACCCCCTAGGCTAGTCCGGGAAGAGTATCGGCAACCCGACCAAGCTCCAACACCTAAATTTGCCGAACAGGGATTTCAAGAGCAAATCAAACAGATTCGTAACATTCTTGACCAATATCGATCGCTGCCCGATTATTATGGGCCGTCTTGGCAACTGCGTCGCACCTTTGAACCGATTCACGCTGAACGTGTGTCTAATTGGTTTTTCACCCAAGGGGGTCGGGGGGCACTAAAAACTATGGGCAGTCGCTTACAAAATATTTTGATTGCCTCCGCCATCATTTCTGTCTTGCATACGCTCTACGGCAATCGCCAGCGTACTCTTATTCTTGCTAATACCCCCGAACGACTGGGAGAATGGCGTCGAGGATTACAGGACTGTCTGGGCATCTCCAGAAGTGATTTTGGCCCAGAACAGGGTATTACTTTGTTTGAGGAAGCCCCCGTATTGGTGCAAAAAGCCGATCGGTTGCTGGCTCAAAAGCAGCTACCTCTGATTATCGTTGATGAGACAGAAGATCAGATTAATCTCTCCATGCTGCAATTTCCTCTGTGGTTGGCTTTTGCTCCCGATCCCCAACAGATGCCTCTCTACCAGTATTGA
- a CDS encoding DUF3119 family protein → MTSATSSPLSTQTVELSPSYTLPLVLIVAAVPLLLIKIWVSLVIAVFGLFLLFQAATIRLQFTETALDIYRSETMIRRFPYQEWQNWRIFWSSVPILFYFKEVKSIHFLPILFDPKMLETCLEQRCPKS, encoded by the coding sequence GTGACTTCTGCTACGTCTTCTCCTCTCTCGACCCAGACGGTTGAACTCTCCCCTAGCTACACACTGCCTTTGGTCTTAATTGTTGCCGCCGTGCCCTTATTACTAATAAAAATCTGGGTCAGTTTAGTCATTGCTGTTTTTGGACTTTTCCTATTGTTTCAAGCCGCAACAATCCGTCTGCAATTTACCGAAACCGCGTTGGATATTTATCGGTCGGAGACGATGATTCGGCGTTTTCCCTATCAAGAATGGCAAAATTGGCGGATTTTTTGGTCATCAGTGCCCATTTTGTTTTATTTCAAAGAAGTCAAAAGTATCCACTTTTTGCCTATTCTGTTTGACCCAAAAATGTTGGAAACTTGCTTGGAGCAACGCTGCCCAAAAAGTTGA
- a CDS encoding MlaE family lipid ABC transporter permease subunit translates to MSEITSSSLGLWTRRLMEAIFLGGQVMLHLLAGKIHRRNTIEQMALVGPASLTIAMITAGFIGAVFTIQVTREFINFGATSAVGGVLALALSRELAPVLTAVILAGRVGSAFAAEIGTMRVTEQIDALYMLKTDPIDYLVIPRVIACCLMLPILTILAIILGMGGGVIIAESLYGISQEVFLDSARSFLKIWDLVSAALKAVVFGGLIAIIGCSWGLTTTGGAKGVGQSTTTAVVTALLAIFITNFFLSWVMFQGTGSAVIGGG, encoded by the coding sequence ATGAGTGAGATTACGAGTTCCAGCTTAGGGTTGTGGACGCGGCGCTTGATGGAAGCGATTTTCTTGGGTGGGCAAGTGATGCTTCATCTCCTCGCTGGGAAGATTCATCGGCGGAACACCATTGAACAAATGGCCTTAGTGGGTCCGGCTTCACTAACTATTGCCATGATTACAGCCGGTTTTATCGGTGCGGTATTTACCATTCAGGTGACGCGAGAATTCATCAACTTTGGTGCCACGAGTGCCGTAGGAGGAGTTCTAGCACTGGCGTTGAGTCGGGAACTGGCTCCCGTACTAACCGCTGTCATTTTGGCTGGACGAGTGGGTTCTGCCTTTGCGGCTGAAATTGGCACCATGCGAGTGACAGAGCAGATTGATGCGCTTTATATGCTCAAAACTGACCCCATTGACTACCTGGTGATTCCTCGTGTGATTGCCTGCTGCCTGATGCTGCCGATTTTAACGATTCTCGCCATTATTCTGGGCATGGGAGGTGGGGTGATCATTGCCGAAAGCTTGTATGGAATTTCCCAAGAAGTGTTTCTCGATTCGGCACGTAGTTTCTTGAAAATTTGGGATTTGGTCAGTGCTGCGCTCAAAGCTGTGGTTTTTGGAGGGTTGATTGCCATCATTGGTTGTAGTTGGGGGTTAACCACAACCGGTGGAGCTAAAGGCGTCGGTCAATCAACCACAACAGCGGTCGTCACTGCCCTATTAGCGATCTTTATTACCAACTTTTTCTTATCCTGGGTCATGTTCCAAGGGACGGGTAGTGCGGTAATTGGTGGAGGTTAA